A DNA window from Leptolyngbya sp. KIOST-1 contains the following coding sequences:
- a CDS encoding DUF5615 family PIN-like protein, whose protein sequence is MKFIRLGVLASRSGICAAQKILIFLTKSAVVLTKDSDFIDLVCRLGTSPQILWLTCGNVTNRNLRQLLMITLPDALEQLRQGAMIVEISSSI, encoded by the coding sequence ATGAAGTTCATCAGACTTGGAGTTTTAGCAAGTAGGTCAGGTATCTGCGCCGCGCAAAAGATATTGATATTTTTGACTAAAAGTGCGGTGGTTTTGACCAAAGATAGTGACTTCATCGATTTAGTTTGTCGATTAGGCACATCACCTCAAATTTTATGGCTAACCTGCGGGAATGTAACGAATCGAAACTTGCGCCAATTGCTGATGATTACTTTACCCGATGCGCTTGAACAACTGCGCCAAGGAGCAATGATTGTTGAAATTAGCAGCTCCATATAG